From the Fusobacterium sp. IOR10 genome, one window contains:
- a CDS encoding ABC transporter ATP-binding protein, whose translation MEHTLNKKEILNFKNISFTRNRRKILDKINWNINSGEHWALIGLNGTGKSTLLNMIPAYSFPSSGELTVFGNLFGNCVWANVREKLGFVSSSLSNFSNILNIQSVENIIISGKFSSIGIYEKINDKDIKLANKLIEEFGISYLINKNYKNFSQGEKMKVLLARAFMNNPKLLILDEPCTGLDLKSREHFLNLLRNTTQKTTAPFIYVTHQLDELIPEITHVAILGKDGTMIATGKKEEVLTEKNLSTLYEVDVKLVWEQGRPWVIVK comes from the coding sequence ATGGAACATACATTAAATAAAAAAGAAATTTTGAATTTTAAAAATATTTCTTTTACAAGAAATAGAAGAAAGATATTAGATAAAATCAATTGGAATATAAATTCTGGGGAACACTGGGCACTAATTGGACTTAATGGAACTGGAAAATCAACATTACTTAATATGATTCCTGCCTATTCTTTTCCTAGTAGCGGAGAACTTACTGTATTTGGGAATTTATTTGGAAATTGTGTTTGGGCTAATGTTAGAGAAAAATTAGGTTTTGTAAGTTCTAGTTTATCTAACTTTTCAAACATTTTAAACATTCAAAGTGTTGAAAATATTATAATTTCTGGGAAATTTAGTTCCATTGGAATATATGAAAAAATTAATGATAAAGATATTAAGTTAGCTAATAAATTAATAGAGGAATTTGGAATCTCCTATTTAATTAATAAAAATTATAAAAACTTTTCACAAGGGGAAAAAATGAAGGTTCTTTTAGCTAGGGCATTTATGAATAATCCAAAACTTCTTATTTTAGATGAACCTTGTACTGGTTTGGATTTAAAATCTAGAGAACATTTCTTAAATCTTTTAAGAAATACCACACAAAAAACAACAGCACCATTTATATATGTTACACATCAGTTAGATGAACTTATTCCTGAAATTACCCATGTGGCAATTTTAGGAAAAGATGGAACTATGATTGCAACTGGAAAAAAAGAAGAAGTACTTACAGAAAAAAATCTATCTACTTTATATGAAGTGGATGTAAAATTAGTTTGGGAACAAGGAAGACCTTGGGTCATCGTTAAATAA
- the leuD gene encoding 3-isopropylmalate dehydratase small subunit, whose product MKAFTKYSGTIIPIMHNNIDTDQLIPKQYLKSTEKTGFGDYVFDEWRYNQDRSENENFNLNKPQYKTGTILITGENFGCGSSREHAAWALQDYGIHVIIAGSYSGIFYMNWLNNGHLPIILPRDQREKLALIPGDEKITIDLENNKVITNEFNFSFQLEESWKTKLLKGLDAIDVTLESINLIKEYENKNY is encoded by the coding sequence ATGAAAGCTTTTACTAAATATAGTGGAACTATCATTCCAATTATGCATAACAATATTGATACTGATCAACTTATTCCTAAACAGTATCTTAAAAGTACTGAAAAGACTGGTTTTGGAGACTATGTTTTTGATGAATGGAGATATAATCAAGATAGAAGTGAAAATGAAAACTTTAATTTAAATAAACCTCAATATAAAACTGGAACTATTTTAATTACTGGTGAAAACTTTGGATGTGGATCTTCAAGAGAACATGCTGCTTGGGCATTACAAGATTATGGAATACATGTAATTATTGCAGGAAGTTATTCTGGAATATTTTATATGAACTGGCTAAATAACGGACATCTTCCTATTATTCTTCCTAGGGATCAAAGGGAAAAACTTGCCCTTATCCCTGGAGATGAAAAAATTACAATTGATTTAGAAAATAATAAGGTCATAACCAATGAATTTAACTTTAGTTTTCAATTGGAAGAATCTTGGAAAACTAAACTATTAAAAGGTCTCGATGCTATTGACGTTACATTAGAATCTATCAATTTAATAAAAGAATATGAAAATAAAAATTATTAG
- a CDS encoding 2-isopropylmalate synthase, translating to MKNIKIVDTTLRDGEQTPRVNLNTNEKLRIAKQLEHLGVDVIEAGFAIASPGDFEAVSLIAKEIKKSTVSSLSRLVKKDIDASVRALKEGTKTRIHVFIATSPIHRKFKLKMSKEEIINSIQENVAYARKFVDEVEFSCEDGTRTEKEFLVEAYSTAIEAGATILNVPDTVGYRTPEEMYSLISYLKSNIRNIEKAEISVHCHNDLGLSVANSIASIKGGATQIECTINGLGERAGNTSLEEVVMIINTRTDIFKEYQTNINTKQLYPTSKLVGLLTGVEPQPNKAIVGANAFSHESGIHQHGVLENPETYEIMKPDTVGRTSDSLILGKLSGKHAFIDKLNTLGIHNLSEDKVSQLFDAFKKLADKKKYILDDDIIALIAGDAGISTNGKFKLKHFEIYRDNNKTKAKVEILENGNLKTGEAYGDGPVDAAFQVINKIFGSEPFLSEYKLDAITEDVDAQAQATVIILNKEKEYIGRGQSTDIVEASIKAYINAINRVCSLGKTLFDKIWDNHVIIGKTGEAQLLYIDLHLLHEVTSPQAFSGLKLKNRTVRKPELCFATMDHNTPTTVEERKCIKDPFSQAQLDALENNCKEFGVELAHMNDERNGIVHTVGPEQGLTQPGKTIVCGDSHTATHGAFGAIAFGIGTSEVEHVLATQTLWQKKPKTMGVKITGNLPKGVYAKDIILHFIKTYGVAVGNGYAFEFFGDTIENLDMESRLTICNMAIEAGGKSGIIAPDEKTFEYLKGRPYAPNEEEWENMLSKWKMLKTDSPEAFDKIINLDVSNLEPQITWGTSPEMGMNITDTFPIIKDINDKKAYEYMGLTPGASPESIPLKHVFIGSCTNGRLSDLKIAASYIKGRKINPNISGIVVPGSQIIKKQAEELGIDKIFKDAGFQWRESGCSSCLGMNPDLIPYGEHCASTSNRNFEGRQGNGARTHLISPAMAVLAAIYGHFIDARFEIEEV from the coding sequence ATGAAAAACATCAAAATTGTAGATACAACTTTAAGAGATGGAGAACAAACACCTCGGGTGAATTTAAATACTAATGAAAAATTAAGAATAGCAAAACAATTGGAACATTTGGGAGTAGACGTTATTGAAGCAGGTTTTGCAATTGCATCACCTGGAGATTTTGAAGCAGTGAGTTTAATAGCTAAAGAAATTAAAAAATCAACTGTTTCTAGTTTATCTAGACTTGTTAAAAAAGATATTGATGCTTCTGTTAGAGCTCTTAAAGAAGGAACTAAAACAAGAATTCATGTTTTTATTGCAACTTCCCCAATACATAGAAAATTTAAATTAAAAATGAGCAAAGAAGAAATTATAAATAGTATACAGGAAAATGTTGCCTATGCTAGAAAATTTGTAGATGAAGTGGAATTTTCTTGTGAAGATGGAACAAGAACAGAAAAAGAATTTTTAGTTGAAGCTTATTCAACAGCTATTGAAGCTGGAGCTACAATATTAAATGTCCCTGATACTGTTGGTTATAGAACACCTGAAGAAATGTATTCTCTTATTTCTTATTTAAAATCTAATATAAGAAATATTGAAAAAGCTGAAATATCAGTTCATTGTCATAATGATTTAGGACTTTCAGTAGCTAATTCAATAGCCTCTATTAAAGGAGGTGCAACTCAAATTGAATGTACAATAAATGGTTTAGGAGAAAGAGCAGGAAATACTTCTTTAGAAGAAGTGGTTATGATCATTAATACTCGTACTGATATATTTAAAGAATACCAAACAAATATTAATACTAAACAATTGTACCCTACTAGCAAATTAGTTGGTTTGTTAACAGGTGTTGAACCTCAACCAAATAAAGCTATTGTTGGAGCAAATGCCTTTTCCCATGAATCTGGAATTCATCAACATGGAGTTTTGGAAAATCCAGAAACATATGAAATTATGAAACCAGATACAGTGGGAAGAACTAGTGACAGTCTTATACTTGGAAAACTTTCTGGAAAACATGCTTTTATTGATAAATTAAATACTTTAGGAATCCATAATTTATCTGAAGACAAAGTATCTCAACTATTTGATGCATTTAAAAAATTAGCAGATAAAAAGAAATATATTCTAGATGATGATATTATTGCATTAATTGCAGGAGATGCAGGTATTTCAACAAATGGCAAATTCAAACTTAAACATTTTGAGATTTATAGGGATAATAATAAAACAAAAGCAAAGGTTGAAATATTAGAAAATGGAAATTTAAAAACTGGAGAAGCCTATGGAGATGGTCCTGTGGATGCAGCTTTCCAAGTTATTAATAAAATATTTGGTTCTGAACCTTTCTTATCTGAATATAAATTAGATGCAATAACAGAGGATGTTGATGCTCAAGCTCAAGCAACAGTGATAATTTTAAATAAAGAAAAAGAATATATAGGCCGTGGACAAAGTACTGATATTGTTGAAGCAAGTATAAAAGCTTACATTAATGCAATAAATAGAGTTTGCAGCCTTGGAAAAACATTATTTGATAAAATTTGGGATAATCATGTTATTATAGGAAAAACTGGAGAAGCTCAGTTACTTTATATTGATTTACACTTACTTCATGAGGTAACTTCTCCCCAAGCCTTTTCTGGATTGAAACTAAAAAATAGAACTGTTAGAAAACCAGAACTATGCTTTGCCACTATGGATCATAATACTCCAACCACTGTGGAAGAAAGAAAATGTATTAAGGATCCTTTCTCTCAAGCCCAATTGGATGCTTTGGAAAATAACTGTAAAGAGTTTGGAGTAGAGCTTGCACATATGAATGATGAAAGAAATGGAATTGTTCACACTGTTGGCCCTGAGCAAGGATTAACTCAACCAGGAAAAACAATTGTATGTGGAGATAGCCATACTGCAACTCATGGAGCCTTTGGAGCTATTGCATTTGGTATAGGAACAAGTGAAGTTGAGCATGTTCTTGCAACTCAAACCTTGTGGCAAAAAAAACCAAAAACAATGGGAGTTAAAATAACTGGAAATTTACCTAAGGGAGTTTATGCTAAAGATATTATATTACACTTTATAAAAACTTATGGAGTTGCTGTTGGAAATGGCTATGCTTTTGAATTCTTTGGAGATACTATTGAAAATTTAGACATGGAAAGCAGATTAACAATTTGTAATATGGCCATTGAAGCTGGAGGAAAATCTGGAATTATAGCTCCTGATGAAAAAACTTTTGAATATTTAAAAGGAAGACCTTATGCTCCTAATGAAGAAGAATGGGAAAATATGCTTTCTAAATGGAAAATGTTAAAAACAGATTCCCCTGAAGCCTTTGATAAGATAATCAACTTAGATGTAAGTAATTTAGAGCCTCAGATTACTTGGGGAACTTCTCCTGAAATGGGAATGAATATAACAGATACTTTCCCAATCATAAAGGATATAAATGATAAGAAAGCCTATGAATATATGGGACTAACTCCTGGAGCATCTCCTGAAAGCATTCCATTAAAACACGTTTTTATAGGTTCTTGTACCAATGGACGATTAAGTGATTTAAAAATTGCAGCTTCATATATAAAGGGAAGAAAAATAAATCCTAATATTTCAGGAATAGTTGTACCTGGATCTCAAATCATTAAAAAACAAGCTGAAGAACTTGGAATTGACAAAATATTTAAAGATGCTGGTTTCCAGTGGAGAGAATCTGGATGTTCTAGTTGTCTTGGAATGAATCCTGATTTAATACCTTATGGGGAGCACTGTGCTTCCACATCAAATAGAAATTTTGAAGGTAGACAAGGAAATGGTGCTAGAACTCATTTAATAAGTCCAGCTATGGCTGTTCTTGCTGCAATTTATGGTCATTTTATAGATGCTAGATTTGAAATTGAGGAGGTTTAA
- the ilvB gene encoding biosynthetic-type acetolactate synthase large subunit has product MESKTISGAKILLECLSRLGVTDMFGYPGGSVLKIYDELYDFKKIKHYLARHEQGAIHGADGYARSSGKVGVCLATSGPGVTNIVTGIMTAHMDSVPLLAITGQVQTTLLGTDSFQETDIVGITIPITKTNYLITDIRDLPRIIKEAYYLSKTGRPGPVLIDIPKDIQSTEISIDEFEKLFEKDFILEGYDPIYKGHAGQIKRATELIKSSKSPLIISGAGILKSGASDELLIFAEKINCPVTCTFLGLGGFPSNHKLMLGMLGLHGTVASNYATKQADLIIAAGMRFDERVTGNIKEFCPNAKIIHIDIDPAEIDKNIVSNVPIVGDLNNVLNKLNDNLQSLTHEEWIDKINTWKREYPLIIPESNDNSLVPQYVFNKLNTLLKDDTLIATDVGQHQMWTAQFINFNKPNTLISSGGAGTMGFGLPAAIGAQIANPNKNVVLIVGDGSIQMTIQELILLREYNLPIKILIINNSCLGMVRQLQEVFNEKRYSQVDLTYNPDFVKIGEAYDIKSMKLSTKEDLNENLENLLNLNEPVLIEFVVDKNQNVLPMVPSNYSVDKMIGKKGVI; this is encoded by the coding sequence ATGGAATCAAAAACAATAAGCGGGGCAAAAATCTTATTAGAGTGTTTATCTAGACTTGGAGTCACTGATATGTTTGGATATCCAGGAGGTTCTGTCCTTAAAATTTATGATGAATTATATGACTTCAAAAAAATAAAACATTATCTTGCAAGACATGAGCAAGGTGCAATTCATGGAGCAGATGGTTATGCTAGATCAAGTGGAAAAGTTGGTGTTTGCTTAGCTACCTCTGGACCTGGGGTTACAAATATTGTTACTGGAATTATGACTGCTCATATGGACTCTGTTCCTTTACTTGCTATAACTGGACAAGTTCAAACAACTTTGCTTGGAACTGATTCCTTTCAAGAAACTGATATTGTTGGTATTACTATTCCAATAACAAAAACAAATTATCTTATTACAGATATTAGAGATTTACCTAGAATAATCAAAGAAGCTTACTATCTTTCAAAAACTGGAAGACCTGGTCCTGTATTAATAGATATACCAAAGGATATACAAAGCACTGAAATATCAATTGATGAATTTGAAAAATTATTTGAAAAAGACTTTATCCTTGAAGGATATGATCCAATTTACAAGGGACATGCTGGACAAATAAAAAGAGCCACTGAGCTTATTAAAAGTTCAAAAAGTCCTTTAATAATATCTGGGGCAGGAATACTTAAATCTGGTGCTTCTGATGAACTATTAATATTTGCTGAAAAAATAAATTGTCCTGTTACTTGTACTTTCCTGGGCCTTGGAGGATTTCCAAGTAATCACAAATTAATGCTAGGAATGCTTGGATTACATGGAACTGTTGCTTCAAACTATGCAACTAAACAAGCTGATTTAATTATAGCAGCAGGTATGAGATTTGATGAAAGAGTTACAGGGAACATAAAAGAATTCTGTCCAAATGCAAAAATTATTCATATTGATATTGATCCTGCTGAAATTGATAAGAATATAGTTTCCAATGTGCCTATAGTTGGAGATTTAAATAATGTTCTTAATAAACTTAACGATAATTTACAAAGTTTAACTCATGAAGAATGGATTGATAAAATTAATACTTGGAAAAGAGAATACCCTTTGATTATACCTGAAAGCAATGATAATTCTTTAGTTCCTCAATATGTTTTTAATAAATTAAATACTTTGTTAAAAGATGACACTCTTATTGCAACAGATGTTGGACAACATCAAATGTGGACAGCTCAATTTATTAATTTTAATAAACCTAATACACTTATTTCATCTGGGGGAGCTGGTACAATGGGATTTGGATTACCTGCTGCAATAGGAGCACAAATTGCAAATCCTAACAAAAATGTAGTACTAATAGTTGGAGATGGTAGTATCCAAATGACTATCCAAGAATTGATACTTTTAAGGGAATACAACCTTCCTATAAAAATTTTAATAATTAATAACTCTTGCTTAGGAATGGTTAGACAATTACAAGAAGTTTTTAATGAAAAAAGATACTCTCAAGTGGATTTAACATATAATCCTGATTTTGTAAAAATTGGTGAAGCCTATGATATTAAATCTATGAAACTATCAACAAAAGAAGATCTAAATGAAAATCTAGAAAATTTACTTAATTTAAACGAACCTGTTTTAATAGAATTTGTAGTTGATAAGAATCAAAATGTTTTACCTATGGTACCTAGTAATTATTCTGTTGATAAAATGATTGGAAAAAAAGGAGTGATTTAA
- the leuB gene encoding 3-isopropylmalate dehydrogenase, which yields MDYKITILKGDGIGPEIVNEGIKIFDKIGKIYNHNFIYKRGYLGGESIDKYGVPLSEETIKLCKESDSILLGSIGGPKWDDIDPNLRPEKGLLQIRKALNLYCNLRPAMLFESLKDSSPLKESIIKGGLDIMVVRELTGGLYFGPRNRDEEKAYDTLLYSNFEVERIAKKAYEIAKLRKNRIINVDKRNVLDSSKLWRDVVIKVGEDYPEVKVDHMYVDNAAMQLVVNPKQFDVILTGNLFGDILSDEASMLTGSIGMLPSASLGDSKLGIYEPVHGSAPDIAGKEIANPIATILSVAMMLKYSFNLVKESEAIEASVKKVLDQGYRTPDIYSEGTKKISTSQMGDLIAWNIH from the coding sequence ATGGATTATAAAATCACCATTTTAAAGGGAGATGGAATAGGCCCTGAAATTGTAAATGAAGGAATTAAAATTTTTGATAAAATTGGAAAAATATACAATCATAATTTCATCTATAAAAGAGGTTACTTAGGTGGAGAATCAATTGACAAATATGGAGTTCCTCTTAGTGAAGAAACTATAAAATTATGTAAAGAAAGTGATTCTATACTTTTGGGATCTATTGGAGGTCCTAAATGGGATGATATTGATCCTAATCTTAGACCTGAAAAAGGATTATTACAAATAAGAAAAGCTCTTAATCTTTATTGTAATTTAAGACCTGCAATGTTGTTTGAATCTCTTAAGGATTCTTCCCCTTTAAAAGAGTCTATTATTAAAGGTGGATTAGACATTATGGTAGTTAGAGAACTAACTGGAGGACTATATTTTGGCCCTAGAAATAGAGATGAAGAAAAAGCCTATGATACTTTACTTTATTCTAATTTTGAAGTTGAGAGAATAGCTAAAAAAGCTTATGAAATTGCTAAATTAAGAAAAAATAGAATAATAAATGTTGATAAAAGAAATGTTTTAGATAGTTCTAAACTTTGGAGAGATGTTGTTATTAAAGTTGGAGAGGATTATCCTGAAGTTAAGGTTGATCATATGTATGTGGATAATGCTGCTATGCAATTAGTTGTTAATCCAAAACAATTTGATGTTATTTTAACTGGAAATTTATTTGGAGATATTTTATCTGATGAAGCTTCTATGCTAACTGGTTCAATTGGGATGCTTCCATCTGCTAGTTTAGGTGATTCTAAATTAGGAATATACGAACCTGTTCACGGATCTGCTCCTGATATTGCAGGAAAAGAAATTGCTAATCCAATAGCAACTATATTATCTGTTGCTATGATGTTAAAATATTCCTTTAATTTAGTTAAAGAAAGTGAAGCTATTGAAGCTTCAGTGAAAAAAGTTTTAGATCAGGGTTATAGAACTCCTGATATATACAGTGAAGGAACTAAGAAAATTTCAACTTCTCAAATGGGGGACTTAATAGCATGGAACATACATTAA
- the ilvN gene encoding acetolactate synthase small subunit — MTKTSEVLIITKNTNGIVARIMLLFNKRGYLVQKMTAGATNKEGYARLTLSVQGDEQILHQIQKQVYKIIDVVKVKIFPEENVLRRELMLVKVNSSPGTRSQIIQIADVYRGKILDVASNSIVIELTGKVPKLRGFLELMKEYGILEVAKTGTLAMSRGEKI, encoded by the coding sequence ATGACTAAAACATCAGAAGTTTTAATTATTACTAAAAATACAAATGGAATAGTAGCTAGGATTATGCTCCTTTTTAATAAACGTGGATATCTTGTACAAAAAATGACAGCTGGAGCAACAAACAAAGAAGGTTACGCTAGATTAACTTTAAGTGTACAAGGGGACGAACAAATTTTACATCAAATACAAAAACAAGTTTATAAAATTATAGATGTGGTTAAGGTTAAAATCTTTCCTGAAGAAAATGTTCTTAGAAGAGAATTAATGTTAGTAAAAGTTAATTCATCACCTGGAACTCGTTCTCAAATAATTCAAATAGCTGATGTCTATAGGGGAAAAATATTAGATGTAGCTTCAAATTCCATAGTTATTGAGCTTACTGGGAAAGTTCCTAAGCTCAGAGGTTTCTTAGAACTCATGAAGGAATATGGAATTTTAGAAGTAGCTAAAACTGGAACCCTTGCAATGTCAAGAGGAGAAAAAATATAG
- a CDS encoding ACT domain-containing protein: MKLLIVARHSPWTLSRLIGLTSRLGIFINEFSFKIDNQTSNITLSFSEENQKEIYLKKQIERLIDVFNVSEIKDKN, from the coding sequence ATGAAACTTTTAATTGTAGCAAGACATAGCCCTTGGACTCTAAGTAGACTTATTGGATTAACTAGTAGACTTGGAATTTTTATAAATGAATTCTCTTTTAAAATTGATAACCAAACTTCTAATATTACTCTTTCTTTTTCTGAAGAGAACCAAAAAGAAATTTATTTAAAAAAACAAATTGAAAGACTTATTGATGTCTTTAATGTTTCTGAAATTAAAGATAAAAATTAA